A stretch of Candidatus Bathyarchaeota archaeon DNA encodes these proteins:
- a CDS encoding ECF transporter S component, translating into MAANRGPFHSQATRASIIAVMTAACIISNYLLIGVFNVKLMDLIVFSSGFLFGPAVGASIGILSWLVYGTINPYGFSLPILVSTSLMESLYGVVGGFLGTKGRIGRGLMSNLKFGIIGFLLTFIYDLVTNIVTGLSTGIPVAVTIITGIPFAILHESSNAAFFFFGVQPLVSAVGRLIPESAKNG; encoded by the coding sequence GTGGCAGCCAACCGGGGTCCCTTTCATAGCCAGGCTACAAGGGCCAGCATAATCGCAGTCATGACTGCGGCCTGCATCATTAGCAACTACCTCCTCATCGGGGTCTTCAACGTCAAACTCATGGACCTTATCGTCTTCTCCTCGGGATTTCTCTTCGGACCCGCAGTAGGAGCAAGTATCGGGATCCTCTCCTGGCTCGTTTACGGGACCATTAATCCCTACGGGTTCTCACTCCCTATCTTGGTATCCACATCCCTCATGGAGAGCCTCTATGGCGTCGTGGGAGGATTCCTAGGGACCAAAGGAAGAATAGGCAGAGGCCTAATGTCAAACCTCAAGTTCGGCATCATTGGGTTCTTACTAACATTCATCTACGACCTTGTCACCAACATCGTCACAGGGCTCTCAACAGGGATACCCGTAGCAGTTACTATAATCACGGGGATCCCATTCGCAATACTCCATGAGAGCTCTAACGCTGCATTCTTCTTCTTTGGAGTGCAACCTCTAGTATCAGCAGTAGGCCGCCTCATCCCGGAAAGTGCAAAAAATGGATGA
- a CDS encoding ABC transporter ATP-binding protein, with product MTKELFSIKKLKKYFPISGGVLNRTVARVSAIDDVSFKIYEGESLGLVGESGCGKTTLGRCILHLIEPTDGEIIYNNKSLKSLNKKEMKDFRRQSSIIFQDPFLSLHPRMTVGEIIGEPHVIHGTARGKEKEKKITEWLQKVGLNPYHIYRYPHQFSGGQKQRIGIARAMILNPKFVIADEPVAALDVSVRASIINLMKTFQKQYNITILFISHDIAVVRQICNRIIVMYLGKIFETAKVPELFDEPLHPYTKALLSSVPIPDPDVKKERIILEGDVPTPINPPTGCRFHPRCFERMPICSEVEPKKIEINENHSVFCHLYK from the coding sequence ATAACCAAAGAACTTTTTTCGATAAAGAAATTAAAAAAATATTTTCCCATATCTGGAGGAGTCTTGAATAGGACAGTTGCTAGGGTGAGCGCAATTGATGATGTTTCCTTTAAAATATATGAGGGAGAAAGTCTTGGATTAGTCGGTGAAAGTGGTTGCGGAAAAACAACATTAGGAAGATGCATATTACATTTAATTGAACCAACTGATGGAGAAATAATATATAACAATAAGTCACTAAAAAGCTTGAATAAAAAAGAAATGAAAGACTTCCGAAGACAATCATCAATTATTTTTCAAGACCCGTTTCTATCGTTACATCCTCGGATGACGGTAGGTGAAATAATTGGAGAACCCCATGTGATTCATGGAACCGCTCGTGGCAAAGAAAAAGAAAAAAAGATTACTGAATGGCTCCAAAAAGTAGGACTCAACCCATATCACATTTACAGATATCCCCATCAATTTAGTGGAGGACAAAAACAAAGGATAGGAATTGCTAGGGCTATGATATTAAACCCAAAATTTGTCATTGCAGACGAACCTGTAGCAGCTCTTGATGTTTCAGTCCGCGCATCAATAATAAATTTAATGAAAACGTTTCAAAAACAATACAATATAACTATACTTTTTATTTCCCATGATATAGCGGTCGTTCGACAAATTTGCAATAGAATTATTGTAATGTATCTAGGCAAAATCTTTGAAACAGCCAAAGTTCCTGAACTTTTTGATGAGCCTTTACATCCCTATACAAAAGCCCTTTTGTCATCCGTACCAATACCAGATCCCGATGTTAAAAAAGAACGAATAATCTTAGAAGGAGATGTTCCAACACCTATAAATCCTCCAACTGGTTGCAGGTTTCATCCAAGATGTTTTGAGAGAATGCCTATCTGTTCAGAAGTTGAACCTAAAAAGATTGAAATAAACGAGAACCACAGTGTTTTCTGTCATTTGTATAAATAA
- a CDS encoding ABC transporter ATP-binding protein codes for MSNDLMRIKNLSTSYFTDDGIVKAVYDVSLDLSAGQTIGIVGESGCGKSTLGKSIMRLIRPPGKITNGEIIFNHQDILKMDEKKIREIRGGDIAMIFQDPMSSLNPVFTIGSQIGETIKLHQKIKNKHELEEKVVAILEKVGISDALRRLSEYPHQFSGGMRQRVMIAMALSCNPKFLIADEPTTSLDVTIQAQILDLIGNLKKEFNSAIMLITHNIAVVAEFCDYVAVMYAGKIIEYSNTHNIFKNPKHPYTRAILGSLPRIDSTLEELTTIPGIVPSLINLPAGCVFNPRCSEKITICSEINPKYVEIEPEHYTSCHLYKEIKE; via the coding sequence ATGAGTAACGATCTGATGAGGATAAAGAATCTCTCAACTTCCTATTTCACTGATGATGGCATAGTAAAAGCTGTTTACGACGTATCTTTGGATCTATCTGCTGGACAAACAATTGGAATCGTTGGAGAATCTGGGTGTGGAAAAAGCACCTTAGGTAAGTCTATTATGCGATTGATAAGGCCACCTGGAAAGATAACTAACGGGGAAATAATATTCAATCACCAAGACATTCTGAAAATGGATGAGAAAAAAATAAGAGAAATTAGAGGGGGGGATATTGCCATGATATTTCAAGATCCAATGTCATCTTTAAATCCTGTTTTTACTATTGGCAGTCAAATAGGAGAGACTATTAAACTACATCAAAAAATCAAAAACAAACACGAGCTGGAAGAAAAAGTAGTTGCGATATTAGAAAAAGTGGGGATAAGCGATGCTTTGAGAAGGCTTTCTGAATATCCACATCAGTTTAGCGGAGGAATGAGACAACGAGTAATGATAGCAATGGCCTTGTCGTGTAATCCAAAGTTTTTGATAGCTGATGAACCCACCACTTCACTGGACGTTACGATCCAAGCACAAATTTTAGATTTAATTGGGAACTTGAAGAAGGAGTTTAACTCTGCCATTATGTTAATTACCCATAACATAGCTGTTGTTGCCGAATTTTGTGATTACGTGGCTGTAATGTACGCAGGAAAAATTATTGAATATTCTAATACTCATAATATATTTAAAAATCCTAAACACCCATACACCAGAGCCATTTTAGGTTCACTTCCAAGAATAGATTCGACATTGGAGGAGCTTACCACCATTCCAGGAATTGTCCCATCATTAATCAACCTTCCAGCAGGCTGTGTATTTAACCCTCGATGTTCAGAGAAAATTACTATTTGTAGTGAAATAAACCCAAAATACGTGGAAATAGAGCCTGAGCATTATACTTCCTGTCATTTATATAAGGAAATCAAGGAGTGA